In the genome of Longimicrobium sp., one region contains:
- a CDS encoding YaiI/YqxD family protein, translating to MKLWIDADAAPRDVKEIVFRAARRLELETLLVANQRLQVPPGNAFVAAVRVEGGPDAADRHIAEAALPGDVAVTADIPLAAALVEKGVSVIDPRGEEYTPENVGERLAVRDFMDGLRGSGVETGGSRPYGAKEKQAFAAALDRVLTRALRRR from the coding sequence GTGAAGCTCTGGATCGATGCGGACGCCGCGCCGCGCGACGTGAAGGAGATCGTCTTCCGCGCGGCCAGGCGCCTGGAGCTGGAGACGCTGCTCGTGGCCAACCAGCGGCTCCAGGTGCCGCCCGGCAACGCGTTCGTGGCCGCCGTGCGGGTGGAGGGCGGCCCCGACGCGGCCGACCGCCACATCGCCGAGGCCGCCCTGCCGGGCGACGTGGCCGTGACGGCCGACATCCCCCTCGCGGCCGCGCTGGTGGAGAAGGGCGTGAGCGTGATCGACCCGCGCGGCGAGGAGTACACGCCCGAGAACGTGGGCGAGCGCCTGGCCGTGCGCGACTTCATGGACGGGCTGCGGGGCTCTGGCGTGGAGACGGGCGGCTCGCGGCCCTACGGCGCGAAGGAGAAGCAGGCGTTCGCGGCGGCGCTCGACCGCGTGCTCACCCGGGCGCTGCGCCGCCGCTGA
- a CDS encoding CBS domain-containing protein has translation MAQQPYVVTASDPVARVARTMRDFNLALVPVVDDRRGMRVRGVITERDLVVRHVAAGCPPGHRAQDVMTRYAWATLRPDDGIEDALARMLGADVQQALVTDGEERLLGIVSARDLLRARSDREQAGVEKLLREVMETPMLVES, from the coding sequence ATGGCTCAGCAGCCTTACGTCGTCACGGCGTCCGACCCGGTCGCCCGCGTCGCCCGGACGATGCGCGACTTCAACCTGGCGCTGGTCCCGGTGGTCGACGACCGCCGCGGGATGCGCGTGCGCGGCGTGATCACCGAGCGCGACCTGGTGGTGCGGCACGTGGCCGCCGGCTGCCCGCCGGGCCACCGCGCGCAGGACGTGATGACGCGCTACGCCTGGGCCACCCTCCGTCCGGACGACGGGATTGAGGACGCTCTCGCCCGGATGCTGGGCGCGGACGTGCAGCAGGCCCTGGTCACCGACGGCGAGGAGCGCCTGCTCGGGATCGTCTCCGCGCGCGACCTCCTGCGCGCGCGCTCCGACCGGGAGCAGGCGGGAGTCGAGAAGCTGCTCCGGGAGGTGATGGAAACGCCGATGCTGGTGGAGAGTTGA
- a CDS encoding PIN domain-containing protein has product MTKTSEVFLDTAFAIALVVPRDALHAAAVNVANQLRSERTRMITTWAVILEIGNALSKARYRSVAVSLLDSIAENRDLEIVPFSERLVEESFALFRARGDKEWSLTDCMSFVVMRQRGITDALTADDHFRQAGFRPLLSAS; this is encoded by the coding sequence ATGACGAAGACGAGTGAAGTGTTCCTCGACACTGCGTTCGCCATCGCACTCGTTGTTCCTCGTGACGCACTTCACGCCGCAGCTGTCAACGTCGCCAATCAGCTCAGGTCCGAACGGACCCGGATGATCACGACATGGGCTGTCATTCTGGAGATCGGGAACGCTCTCTCGAAGGCGCGCTACCGGTCCGTCGCCGTTTCGCTCCTCGACAGCATAGCGGAGAACCGTGACCTCGAGATCGTCCCGTTCTCGGAGCGGCTCGTCGAAGAGTCCTTTGCGCTTTTCCGGGCTCGAGGTGACAAGGAATGGAGCCTGACGGACTGCATGTCGTTCGTGGTGATGCGCCAGCGTGGAATTACGGACGCACTGACAGCGGACGATCACTTCCGCCAGGCAGGCTTCCGCCCGCTCCTGAGTGCCAGCTGA
- a CDS encoding arylesterase, producing the protein MSRWSLRVLVPAFFIIGCRAGERQPADGARGAADPEPPAAPAGERRVVLFVGTSLTAALGLEPEQGFPALIQEKIDSAGLPFEVVNAGVSGETSTGARGRMRWLLNQPFDVLVLETGANDMLRGTSLRRLRENLEAIVDTVKEARPGARIVLAGMVAAPNLGERYGRDFRAVYADVAREDTLPLVPFLLEGVAGNPELNLGDGIHPNERGHRILAENVWRVLEPVLRAEASAPPRE; encoded by the coding sequence GTGTCCCGCTGGTCCCTGAGAGTCCTGGTACCGGCCTTCTTCATCATCGGCTGCCGCGCCGGGGAGCGCCAGCCCGCGGACGGCGCCCGCGGCGCCGCCGACCCCGAGCCGCCCGCCGCCCCGGCCGGGGAGCGCAGGGTGGTGCTCTTCGTGGGGACCAGCCTCACCGCCGCGCTGGGGCTGGAGCCCGAGCAGGGCTTCCCCGCGCTCATCCAGGAGAAGATCGACTCCGCGGGGCTCCCCTTCGAGGTGGTGAACGCGGGCGTGAGCGGCGAGACGTCGACCGGCGCGCGCGGCCGGATGCGCTGGCTGCTCAACCAGCCCTTCGACGTGCTGGTGCTGGAGACGGGCGCCAACGACATGCTGCGCGGCACCAGCCTGCGCCGGCTGCGCGAGAACCTCGAGGCGATCGTCGACACGGTGAAGGAGGCGCGGCCGGGAGCGCGCATCGTGCTGGCGGGGATGGTGGCCGCGCCCAACCTGGGCGAGCGCTACGGCCGGGACTTCCGCGCCGTCTACGCCGACGTCGCGCGGGAGGACACCCTGCCGCTCGTCCCCTTCCTCCTGGAGGGCGTGGCCGGCAACCCCGAGCTCAACCTGGGCGACGGCATCCACCCCAACGAGCGCGGCCACCGCATCCTCGCCGAGAACGTCTGGAGGGTGCTGGAGCCGGTGCTGCGGGCGGAAGCGAGCGCTCCACCGCGGGAGTGA
- a CDS encoding ABC transporter ATP-binding protein encodes MRNVSFRVEPGETVAIVGPSGSGKTTLLGLLAGLDRPSGGAVRLDGTDLGALSEDARARLRRERIGFVFQSFQLIPTLTARENVEVPLELRGERAGGRADELLARVGLGGRGHHFPAQLSGGEQQRVAIARAFVHRPSILFADEPTGNLDAATGGRIIELLTELNRELGTTLVLVTHDPDLAARARRVIRLADGVVVSDERGGS; translated from the coding sequence GTGAGAAACGTAAGCTTCCGGGTGGAGCCGGGGGAGACGGTGGCAATCGTCGGGCCGTCCGGGAGCGGGAAGACCACGCTGCTGGGGCTCCTGGCCGGGCTCGACCGCCCCAGCGGCGGCGCCGTGCGGCTGGACGGCACCGACCTGGGCGCGCTCAGCGAGGACGCCCGGGCGCGGCTCCGGCGCGAGCGGATCGGCTTCGTCTTCCAATCGTTCCAGCTCATCCCCACCCTTACCGCGCGAGAGAACGTGGAGGTCCCCCTGGAGCTGCGCGGCGAGCGCGCGGGCGGGCGGGCGGACGAGCTGCTGGCGCGGGTGGGGCTCGGCGGGCGCGGGCACCACTTCCCCGCCCAGCTCTCCGGCGGCGAGCAGCAGCGGGTGGCGATCGCGCGGGCGTTCGTGCACCGGCCGTCGATCCTCTTCGCCGACGAGCCCACGGGGAACCTGGACGCGGCCACCGGCGGGCGGATCATCGAGCTGCTGACGGAGCTGAACCGCGAGCTGGGGACCACGCTGGTGCTGGTCACCCACGACCCCGACCTGGCGGCGCGCGCCCGGCGGGTGATCCGGCTGGCGGACGGCGTGGTGGTGTCGGACGAGCGGGGCGGCTCGTGA